From the Candidozyma auris chromosome 2, complete sequence genome, the window tccATAGTATTGCTTCAACGTTGGCAACAATAGAAGTGTTACGGAAAGATCTAGAAGCTCCACACCATCGCCATCCTTATGGATATTAAGCGGCCTAACAATGTGCTCCTGCTTCCAGCTCTCGTTGATCTCAGTGAGATCGGCGTTGTTATCAAACACACCGAGATGCTTTAGCACCGAAAGGATGTCGGAGTCGTCCGTATAGATACCACCAACACCTCCCCATAATTCTCTTTTGCGCTGAATCCTTCCCGACTCGCAATCCTCCAagaactccttgatgaacttgtaCGGTATTTTCATCTCAACAAAGCAGTTGATGTAAGCCTCCGAGAAAGGCGGGAGGCATGGAATGTACTCCACCTTTTCGTGGCGGTATGGGTCATTCAATCTCTCGATAAAGCGAGACTGAATTTCAAGGAGCCTAATCTTATCGTTCTTGTCAATTCCATGTAGTTGTTCGATCTGTAGTGTGGCCCAAGTGGTGGTTGGATTGTACACAATCGATCCAAGATGCTTTCTTGTGGGAAACAAATATTTCAAGAGATCATTGAGAGGCGCCTTGTTGATCGCATAGGGGACTGGAGCTTTTAGTCTAGTTGTTGTCGATTTGGCTATCTCCCGTCCAGTGGCTTCTTGATTCGTCAAATTCTCCCCGTTTTTATGAATTTCATTCACCTGAGTGCTCAGGTTCTCCAGAGTTTCACCTTGCTCTTGTTGACCATGATGAGCTATCCGATGATCATCGTATGGGCCACGGGGAGGTGAGGAGTGGcgatggtggtggtggtggtgatggtggtgatggtgttgaggatgatgatgtggatgatgagaatgaaTTGCGTGAGGCCCACTGCTTACTCTGCGTACatgatggtggtgatgaggaCTAGGCGTATGTTGAGGATGCACGTGCTTATGGTGAATTTCGGCGGAAGTGTGGATATGATCGtgtggaggtggtggtAATGTTCCAATTTGGGCATTCTGTGGCTTTCCATGAGTATGCACCGGTAAGCGTTGTGCATTGGGTAACGTTGCGggagttgatgaagttgtcGCTTGAGAGTTAGCCTCGCTGGGACGTGCCAGCTGAGCCTGATTTTCGGGCCTCGGTTGGTGTTGCAGATCTTGTGACCTTACTGGCAGTAATGAGAAACCATCGTTTTGATTCGATAAGAATGCTATCGATGGAAGCTTGATGCCTCCTCCGGCTGTTTTGGTGCCGTacttgtcttcttctttgggtgCAGATGTAGCTGAGCTAGACATGTTGACGCTCAACGAGACTTTGATTAAACAGTTTCAAAAAGTGTctattgaagagcttcGCAATTGACAATTGGACAGACTCGAATGAAATGTCGATGAACAGTGCTTGTTTAATTTTGAATGGTGCTTTTTTCATTGCATGCACACCACTTTGCGATAATACTCAGATTTCAGACGCTTCTTTTTAATCGCGAATCTTTTGATAACACTTGTAGTGGGAGAATTTATCGTTGGGATCAATGCAGATTACACTTTTGCCAATTGGCTCGTGACAGATCTCACACTCTTCTTTCCCGTTGACAACTTTATAGGACTTTGCCTTTTCCTTCAGAAGGTCATATTGAACCTTCACCGATCCAACTTTGTAAAGCTGGCCTGTGAACATTCTAGTTATGAGTTCATCATCGGCAAACAACAAGTTATCGGAGATGAATTGCTCAAGTTTAGGCAATGGATATGATCCTGGAAGCGTTAGGAGTGTTTTTGAGATCGACATTTTTGACCCTTGAGTTGACAAAAGTTTGGCAATCGAATCGATATTCTCCTCGTAGTGCAAAAGCAAGTCTTCAAGTAATTTATGTAACAAGTCTTGACCAGTTTGACGATCAGATGGTGTATCGTACAAGTCTGAACAATAAGCAATGGCGCTATCTAAGTCTGATAGCTGGTTGAACAACACATCCACAGATTTCTGATGTTCGCCAAGACGCTTGTAAATAAAGACAGTAAACCTCAAAAAATTATCCAGACTGGTGGGTATGTTTTTCAAGACTGTCCACGGTTCATAGTCTGTCGAGTCCCTTACAAATGCATAAAGTTTTTTGTAGTTTTCATCCTCAAAGAAGTGTTCATCAGGGCCCTCGAATGCCTTtaacttcttcaagtagaACAAACACAACTTGGTTGAAAAGGTTGACCTCTGTCTTGACCGTTCAGGAGACTGAAGAACATCACTCTCTTTTAAAAGCCACTCGAGGTAGCGAATTGCTaaatcatcatcctttATGGAAGTTTTGAAATATTCGAACACCTTTGTAGTGTCGTAGCTCTCACATTCGTAAGTTTCGTTCATGAATGTTGCGGAAGCACGCTCGATTAACTTTGATTGGTCTGATTTTAAAACCCAAGTGGCATGCTGACAAACCAAGTCAAGATGATCATTGTCGAGCTTTTGCAAGTAGCTGATGGTGAGGTCAGGAGAGCGTACATAA encodes:
- the RXT3 gene encoding Rxt3p, giving the protein MSSSATSAPKEEDKYGTKTAGGGIKLPSIAFLSNQNDGFSLSPVRSQDSQHQPRPENQAQSARPSEANSQATTSSTPATLPNAQRLPVHTHGKPQNAQIGTLPPPPHDHIHTSAEIHHKHVHPQHTPSPHHHHHVRRVSSGPHAIHSHHPHHHPQHHHHHHHHHHHRHSSPPRGPYDDHRIAHHGQQEQGETSENSSTQVNEIHKNGENLTNQEATGREIAKSTTTRLKAPVPYAINKAPLNDLLKYLFPTRKHLGSIVYNPTTTWATLQIEQLHGIDKNDKIRLLEIQSRFIERLNDPYRHEKVEYIPCLPPFSEAYINCFVEMKIPYKFIKEFLEDCESGRIQRKRELWGGVGGIYTDDSDILSVLKHLGVFDNNADLTEINESWKQEHIVRPLNIHKDGDGVELLDLSVTLLLLPTLKQYYGFFKNDINSRSWLGEQPHNGLSFGVWNIKWETYNTFSGDRYVRKRAQREYETDREAQQAIVENGKGWRFDYKCYKELKTKFMKLDAEKKTSPETAAEKADTKSLGQQSKR